The genomic DNA ATGCGGAGAACGTCCGCCCGGGCCTTCCTCCCCAGTGCCTGGAGGGCCTCGACGGCCTCGGGCGGGAGGAGTTCCGGCTCGAACCGGCGGTAGGGGGCGAATGAGAAGCTCATGGTGGTGAATCTCCCGGCAAGATGAAAAAAACAGTATACCCGTTTGCCCGCAATTGTCAACGGCGCTTGACACGGCGGTCACCAACCCGATGGCGGCGCCCCCGCTTTGACGGCCCCGAAAAAAGACCGGACCTATCGGCCACAAAGAGCGCAAAGACACGCAAAGAAGGTCCGAACTCATAGATTATAGTGTATTTAAAAGACCTGTCATTTTTTGCGTTCGATGCGGCAGAATTGACTTTTGGCGGTGCTGTCAGGGTTGTGTGACCGCTTGCTGACGCACGCGGCTCTGACTGAAACGGGCTCGATGGTCAGTGCCCGCGCCGCCCCTCGCCCCAAAGAAAACGGGCGGGCCGACGGCCCGCCCGGAACCGCGTCAATGAGGGGGGCCTCACTTCAGCTTCAGGTACTCCAGGAGGGTGGACTGGATCTGGCCGATGCTCCCGGACTTGATCTTGAAGTCGTAACCCTTCCCCCCCACCTTGAAGGAGAACTTGTCGCCGCTGAACTCCAGGGCGCTCATGCTCTTCAGGGCGAAGGTGTAGTTGTGTTTCTTGTCGTTGGCGGTGAAGCGGAAATTTTCCGGGGTGAAGATGACGACCCCCTCGCAGCCGCCGAACATGTGCTTGTGTTCGGCGTTGAAGGTCTGGGCGCACAGGGCCTTGAACTTCTTGCGGGTCTCGCACTCGGCGACGAGCCGGTTGAGCTCGGCGGGGGTGAAGTTCGACCCGGGAACGCCGCCCAGCTGGGCCGCTTTCTGGAGGTACTGGGCGGCGCTGTCGTAGTTCTGCTCGCGGTAGTAGATCATGCCCAGGTTCAGGACGGCCACCACGTGGTCCGGCTTCATCGCCACGGTCTTCTTGAAGAACTCGATGGCCTTCCCGGCGTTCTTCAGTTCGAGGTAGGAGTCTCCCAGCATGAAGCAGGCCTCCACGTTCCGTGGGTCGCCCTGGTGAACCTGGGACAGGCACTCCACCGCCCTGGCGTAGTTCTTCTGCCGGTAAGCCTCGGCCCCGTCGGCCACCAGCTTCCGGAACCGCTCCTGGGACTGACGGCGCTGCTCCTCCGCTTCCGCTTCGGCCTGGCGGCGCGCCGTCTCCTCGATCTGCTGCTGGATGAACCCGAGTCGTCCGTCCACCCACCCCTTCTCGGCGGGGAACGCGGCCCCGTAAGCCTGAAGGAGCCCCCGCGCCTGGTCCCAGTTCTTGGCGTCCAGGACGCGGTTGATCTGGGCCTTCACCTGGGCCTGGATCTTGGGGATCTTGTTGGCGGCGGCCTTGTTCCGGGCATCCAGCTCGAGGATCTGGCGGCAGTAGGTGATGGCGTTCTCCCCCGCCGGGGTCACGAGGCGGCCCTCGCCGATGGCGGCGTCACACTTTTTCAGGAGGTCCCGGATCATGGCCATCTTCTTCTGGTACTCGGGACCGAGCTTGTCCTTGATCTTCTGGTACTCGGACTGGATGGCGGGGTCCGCGGGCTCGATCTGCAGCAGGAGCGAGTAGATCCGCTCCGCCTCGGGAAAGTTGCTGGACGCCACGGCCCGTGCACCTTCCTCCTTCCCCCTGGCCACCAGGTCGGCCTTGCCGGCGGCCAGTTCGGGGTCGGCGGGGTTCACCATCAGGATCTGGTTGAAGTAGTCCGCGGCGCTGGTCCCCTCGGGCTTGAAGTACTGCTGGCCCTCCAGGGCGATCTTGTACATTTTCTTCAGCTCGGCGAGCCGGTTGGCCGAGTCGTCGAAGACCGGCTGCGGTGTGGTCGACAGCGGGACCAGCTTGACCGGCGGGATCTGCAGGGTGACCCCCGCCTGGATCTCGATCTTCATCTCGTTGTCCTGGTACCCCTCGAGGGCCACTTTCACGGTGTGAGACCCCGGCTTGACGCTCTGGTCGAGGGGGGTCAGCCCGATCTGGTTGCCGTCGAGGTAGACCTTGGCGCCCTTGGGAACGGAGTCCAGGACCAGTTTCCCCGAGCCCCCGAAGAACTTCTGGTACAGGAACCACCCGCCCACCGCCAGGCCCGCGAGAACGAGCAGGATCACGACCCACAGGATCCACTTGCGGGACTTCCGGGGCACTTCCGCGGGCGGGTAAGGGCCGCCCTCGGGGGCCGGGTAGGATGCCGGGGGCTCCGGCGGGGGGTACGGGCGGGGTTCCGGGTGCGGGTAGGGAGCGTAGGGCGGCTGAGCTTCGGCCGGGACCCCCTGGGGGGCCGGCGGCGGCGTGTACACCGGCGGGGCGGGAGCAGCCGGGGGCGCCGGGGTCGCATACGGCTGCGGGGGATGGTACTCTCCCGGTTTCGGGTGGGGGGTCGGCCGGACGTCAGGGAACGGCGTCAGGGGGCGCGGAGGCTCCGGCGGCGGGGAGATCCGCCCCGTCTGGGGCGGGGCGGCCGGCGGGGGCGGGGCCTCGGCGTAGGCCGGTTGCTCCAGGAGGGTGGGCTCGGCCTCGGGTTTCTTCGCTGGCGGCGGGACTTCCTGCTGCCAGTCCAGGGCGGTGACCTCCTCCGCGAGCAGCGTCTTGTCGC from Acidobacteriota bacterium includes the following:
- a CDS encoding PEGA domain-containing protein; translation: MKICNTCRHEYGDEYHFCPEDGSPLQKSGTGADPYIGRTLLNQYEVAEKAFEGLFGDTYRAVQKPLGRNVLIEVFHPTHEPVASMKEKIGEVVRKNTGLQHANIGRVFEEGVTDDGRVFIVSENIEGVSLRELLRERASFDEERVLGLFIQVSDALQHVHEKMSEHGHLTPDDILIYRESSGQEFVQVRNFGVSRLVYLDQLARYRQTEDESALSAEAVAYLSPGLCAGSLAVDDQDDIYAFGAILYQILSGALLFEAPTAEAMMEAHISVEALPLKNLPDCKSLDPRWDDLLTECLDKEKTGRLASIREAKSALRKIRESRVKKAGPQPFVPIMREPDDAEVPDAEYSSEEISAVSNVRRKMMPLSQTFMISREELEQLHLRAEKAAEERGGPPEPAATPAVEVHLDDILPQKAPARPEVPPEPMLPLIPEPAPPAPEPLPVPETPAPPPAPEPPTVVIPAAQPAPPPAPEPAPAPLPPPVAPFATEAPAEPELSLTPIVPPQPEFPEEPEPGGGLEWEEFEEAPEEPAPEGGETVEPPAPAEGRRVEKTLLLDEWPSMAEIAAASSRSFMPEAKPEPEEKTVPRDKTLLAEEVTALDWQQEVPPPAKKPEAEPTLLEQPAYAEAPPPPAAPPQTGRISPPPEPPRPLTPFPDVRPTPHPKPGEYHPPQPYATPAPPAAPAPPVYTPPPAPQGVPAEAQPPYAPYPHPEPRPYPPPEPPASYPAPEGGPYPPAEVPRKSRKWILWVVILLVLAGLAVGGWFLYQKFFGGSGKLVLDSVPKGAKVYLDGNQIGLTPLDQSVKPGSHTVKVALEGYQDNEMKIEIQAGVTLQIPPVKLVPLSTTPQPVFDDSANRLAELKKMYKIALEGQQYFKPEGTSAADYFNQILMVNPADPELAAGKADLVARGKEEGARAVASSNFPEAERIYSLLLQIEPADPAIQSEYQKIKDKLGPEYQKKMAMIRDLLKKCDAAIGEGRLVTPAGENAITYCRQILELDARNKAAANKIPKIQAQVKAQINRVLDAKNWDQARGLLQAYGAAFPAEKGWVDGRLGFIQQQIEETARRQAEAEAEEQRRQSQERFRKLVADGAEAYRQKNYARAVECLSQVHQGDPRNVEACFMLGDSYLELKNAGKAIEFFKKTVAMKPDHVVAVLNLGMIYYREQNYDSAAQYLQKAAQLGGVPGSNFTPAELNRLVAECETRKKFKALCAQTFNAEHKHMFGGCEGVVIFTPENFRFTANDKKHNYTFALKSMSALEFSGDKFSFKVGGKGYDFKIKSGSIGQIQSTLLEYLKLK